Proteins found in one Armatimonadota bacterium genomic segment:
- a CDS encoding ABC transporter substrate-binding protein, whose protein sequence is MLRRNLVGSLLLALLVAGSLMLGTPVPGRGQIPNTVLVVGANIDDAVSLDPAQAFEFTSVWVVDQIYDTLVDFNRDLTRAVPSLARSWTVSDGGKTYTFRLRPGVRFHSGAPVDARAVEFSIRRAHRLKMAPSFIITDFIARPEDVVAVSPDTVRVTFNQTMPDVLMASVLSNPVTGVVDPALVQRNATADDPMANKWLTENSAGSGPYRLHSWRRNVRIELEAVSGHWRGTPRLRRFIYLGMPEPTAQLLALQRGDIDVATDLLPRQFRELERARGIVVRSTPAFQVRYLAMNAQTEPFTRVPVRTALKWAIDYDAIRGIFEGATDMGQTIVPTRMFGHLADRPYRRDPARARALLREAGLEGGFRTELLVGTDPPLPDVAAKIKEDLAAVNVQAEVRVLRSADLLGIYRGQRHQMVIARWGADYPDPDNLAKAFADFDARVLAWRNRWDHPVKRLVQQAVAELDPAKRKALYEQIQKVVLEEGPYVILGYPLNQMALRSNVKNFEPSPLFAMTELFDAYKE, encoded by the coding sequence ATGCTCCGTCGGAACCTGGTGGGAAGTCTCCTCCTGGCCCTCCTGGTCGCGGGGAGCCTGATGCTGGGCACGCCGGTGCCCGGCCGCGGCCAGATCCCCAACACCGTGCTGGTCGTCGGCGCCAACATCGACGACGCCGTGAGCCTGGATCCCGCCCAGGCCTTCGAGTTCACGTCGGTGTGGGTCGTGGACCAGATCTACGACACGCTGGTGGACTTCAACCGCGACCTCACCCGGGCCGTGCCCAGCCTGGCCCGCTCCTGGACGGTCAGCGACGGCGGCAAGACCTACACCTTCCGCCTGCGGCCGGGCGTCCGCTTCCACAGCGGCGCCCCCGTGGACGCGCGGGCCGTGGAGTTCTCCATCCGGCGGGCCCACCGACTGAAGATGGCGCCCTCCTTCATCATCACCGACTTCATCGCCCGCCCCGAGGACGTCGTGGCGGTGAGCCCCGACACCGTGCGGGTGACCTTCAACCAGACGATGCCGGACGTCCTCATGGCCTCGGTGCTGAGCAACCCGGTCACGGGGGTGGTCGACCCGGCGCTGGTGCAGCGCAACGCCACCGCCGACGACCCGATGGCCAACAAGTGGCTCACGGAGAACTCCGCCGGCTCCGGCCCCTACCGGCTGCACTCCTGGCGCCGCAACGTGCGGATCGAGCTGGAGGCGGTCTCAGGGCACTGGCGGGGGACGCCGCGGCTGCGGCGCTTCATCTACCTGGGGATGCCCGAGCCCACCGCCCAGCTGTTGGCGCTCCAGCGCGGCGACATCGACGTCGCCACCGACCTGCTGCCGCGGCAGTTCCGCGAGCTGGAGCGCGCCCGGGGCATCGTCGTGCGCAGCACGCCGGCCTTCCAGGTGCGCTACCTGGCCATGAACGCCCAGACCGAGCCCTTCACCCGCGTGCCGGTGCGCACCGCCCTGAAGTGGGCCATCGACTACGACGCCATCCGCGGCATCTTCGAGGGCGCCACCGACATGGGGCAGACCATCGTGCCCACGCGCATGTTCGGCCACCTGGCCGACCGCCCCTACCGGCGCGACCCCGCCCGCGCCCGGGCGCTGCTGCGCGAGGCCGGCCTGGAGGGCGGGTTCCGCACGGAGCTGCTGGTGGGGACGGATCCGCCGCTGCCGGACGTCGCCGCGAAGATCAAGGAGGACCTGGCCGCCGTGAACGTCCAGGCGGAGGTGCGGGTGCTGCGCAGCGCCGACCTCCTGGGGATCTACCGCGGCCAGCGCCACCAGATGGTCATCGCCCGTTGGGGCGCCGACTACCCCGACCCGGACAACCTGGCCAAGGCCTTCGCCGACTTCGACGCCCGCGTCCTGGCCTGGCGCAACCGCTGGGACCACCCGGTGAAGCGGCTGGTGCAGCAGGCCGTGGCCGAGCTCGACCCCGCCAAGCGCAAGGCGCTCTACGAACAGATCCAGAAGGTGGTCCTGGAGGAGGGCCCCTACGTGATCCTGGGCTACCCGCTCAACCAGATGGCCCTGCGCAGCAACGTGAAGAACTTCGAGCCGTCGCCGCTCTTCGCCATGACCGAGCTCTTCGACGCCTACAAGGAGTAG
- a CDS encoding ABC transporter permease, translating into MTAYLARRLALATVAIAGVLVITFVLSHVIPGDPVAAILGPQAPDDVIEALRHRWGFDRPLHEQFVRYVGRLVRGDLGESLATHRPVLVDLREFFPATIELATAAILVGTTAGLAVGILSAVTRGSWLDHAVRVASLVGLSMPVFWLGIIALLLFYYALGWLPGPGQLDVYLARPPRVTGLVTVDALLAGDLATFRNAMGHLVLPALVLGSHALVGIARITRASMLEVLGQEYIKTAHAKGLARRTVIVRHALRNALLPIVTVIGVYYGSLLEGAVLTETVFAWPGLGRYATSAILSQDFAAIMGFTILIALVFSLANLVVDLTYALLNPRIRYE; encoded by the coding sequence GTGACCGCCTACCTGGCCCGCCGCCTGGCGCTGGCCACCGTGGCCATCGCCGGCGTCCTCGTCATCACCTTCGTCCTCTCCCACGTCATCCCCGGCGACCCCGTGGCCGCCATCCTGGGGCCGCAGGCGCCCGACGACGTGATCGAGGCGCTCCGCCACCGCTGGGGCTTCGACCGCCCCCTGCACGAGCAGTTCGTGCGCTACGTGGGGCGCCTGGTCCGCGGCGACCTGGGGGAGTCGCTGGCCACCCACCGCCCCGTGCTGGTGGACCTGCGGGAGTTCTTCCCGGCCACCATCGAGCTGGCCACGGCGGCCATCCTGGTGGGCACCACAGCCGGGCTCGCCGTCGGCATCCTCTCCGCGGTCACCCGGGGGAGCTGGCTCGACCATGCGGTGCGCGTGGCCTCGCTGGTCGGGCTCTCCATGCCGGTCTTCTGGCTCGGCATCATCGCCCTGCTGCTCTTCTACTACGCGCTGGGGTGGCTGCCCGGGCCCGGCCAGCTCGACGTCTACCTGGCGCGGCCGCCGCGGGTCACCGGGCTGGTCACGGTGGACGCCCTGCTGGCCGGCGACCTGGCCACCTTCCGCAACGCCATGGGCCACCTCGTCCTGCCCGCGCTGGTGCTGGGCTCCCACGCCCTGGTCGGGATCGCCCGCATCACCCGGGCGAGCATGCTCGAGGTGCTCGGGCAGGAGTACATCAAGACGGCCCACGCCAAGGGGCTGGCCCGCCGCACCGTGATCGTGCGCCACGCCCTGCGCAACGCCCTGCTGCCCATCGTCACCGTGATCGGCGTCTACTACGGCAGCCTCCTGGAGGGGGCGGTCCTCACCGAGACCGTCTTCGCCTGGCCGGGGCTGGGCCGCTACGCCACCAGCGCCATCCTCTCCCAGGACTTCGCCGCCATCATGGGCTTCACCATCCTCATTGCGCTCGTCTTCTCCCTGGCGAACCTGGTCGTCGACCTGACCTACGCGCTGCTCAACCCACGGATCCGCTATGAGTGA
- a CDS encoding ABC transporter permease gives MSEAGAAVARAAAAMSTSRTWRLAWRTLRNPLSLAGLGLIAALVLTALLAPVLAPSDPLRTEMTARLQPPSRAHPFGTDQLGRDVLSRVLHGARITLRIAILTAVVATAIGLPVGVLSGYFRGRTDDLLMRLTDMFMAFPRLILAMAIAAALRPSLENVILAISLAGWPIYARLARSMALAIREEVYIEAARALGASAWRILTRHVLPGVVSPVIIQVSLDMGGIILTAAGLGFIGFGAQPPTPEWGLMISEGRNYVPGQWWLATFPGLAISLVVLGFNLLGDGIRDVLDPRLRTGRG, from the coding sequence ATGAGTGAGGCCGGGGCGGCCGTCGCGCGGGCGGCCGCGGCGATGAGCACCTCGCGCACCTGGCGGCTGGCCTGGCGCACGCTGCGCAATCCGCTCTCCCTGGCGGGGCTCGGGCTCATCGCCGCCCTCGTCCTCACCGCGCTCCTGGCCCCCGTGCTCGCCCCCTCCGACCCGCTGCGCACCGAGATGACCGCGCGCCTACAGCCCCCGAGCCGCGCCCACCCCTTCGGCACCGACCAGCTCGGCCGCGACGTCCTCAGCCGCGTCCTCCACGGCGCGCGGATCACGCTGCGCATCGCCATCCTCACCGCGGTGGTGGCCACCGCCATCGGGCTGCCCGTGGGCGTGCTCTCCGGCTACTTCCGCGGACGCACCGACGACCTGCTGATGCGACTCACCGACATGTTCATGGCGTTCCCCCGGCTCATCCTGGCCATGGCCATCGCCGCCGCGCTGCGCCCCTCGCTGGAGAACGTCATCCTCGCCATCTCGCTGGCCGGGTGGCCCATCTACGCCCGCCTGGCCCGCTCCATGGCCCTGGCCATCCGCGAGGAGGTCTACATCGAGGCGGCGCGCGCGCTGGGCGCCAGCGCCTGGCGCATCCTCACCCGCCACGTGCTGCCCGGCGTGGTCAGCCCGGTGATCATCCAGGTGAGCCTGGACATGGGCGGGATCATCCTCACCGCCGCCGGGCTGGGCTTCATCGGCTTCGGCGCCCAGCCGCCCACCCCCGAGTGGGGCTTGATGATCTCGGAGGGGCGCAACTACGTCCCCGGACAGTGGTGGCTGGCCACCTTCCCGGGCCTGGCCATCTCGCTGGTCGTGCTGGGCTTCAACCTGCTGGGGGACGGGATCCGCGACGTCCTGGACCCCCGGCTGCGCACCGGGCGCGGGTAG